Proteins encoded within one genomic window of Alphaproteobacteria bacterium:
- the mutS gene encoding DNA mismatch repair protein MutS: protein MVNPQPLLNFGEPQILGKSQAPAGMSPVMAQYWEAKQEYPTCLLFFRMGDFYEMFFEDAVAAAKALDIALTKRGKQEGEEIPMCGVPAHTYETYLARLIQKGFKVAVCEQMEDPATAKKRGSKGPLRRDVVRVVTAGTITEEGLLDARQNNFLVALSPVTKEKIGVSAIDLSTGVFLIEETMPGGLASLLARLNPAEIVVPDRLLEEPSLYETFGGWKKKLSPLPQARFDEENSRRRLEQVYQVQTLEAFGAFTSAEIRAAGALIDYIHITQKSALKMVERPRKISSDSILVIDPATRRSLELEVTLNGLRHGTLLSTIDETLTSAGSRLLSLRLSAPLTTPAVIAQRLDMVTFFVEKPDIKGEVRTALKACPDVERALSRINLGRGSPRDLAAIRDGLAQAQILSDLLSALDLPEPLSRDCARLGGHSTLSTRLTRALADSLPPYARDGGFIASGYHDGLDEFRQLRDDSFGLTQELQSDYIAKTGINTLKIRHNNVIGYHIDIGPSHASKMSEEFIHRQTLGSSIRYTTVALSDLERRIEAAAHQALEVELQLFSDLIGEVQGRAPEILQTSRALASIDVAAANAELAVRENYVRPLVDDSLMFDVQGGRHPVVEAALRQSSDTPFVANNCLMDDTTKLILMTGPNMAGKSTYLRQNAVIILLAQMGSYVPAISAHIGVVDRIFSRVGAADDLAAGRSTFMVEMVETAAILHQATIRSFVILDEIGRGTATFDGLSIAWAVVESLCNVNKSRALFATHYHELTQLTTTLPMMSCATMRIKEWNGDVIFLHEVIPGCADKSYGIHVAALAGLPATAVARARQVLETLEADGKDAPSIPEAIPEPFPVSTTVLSPPSPVEGALRDLALDDLSPRQALEELYRLKGMVG from the coding sequence ATGGTCAACCCCCAACCCCTCTTAAATTTCGGTGAGCCGCAAATCCTTGGAAAATCTCAAGCACCTGCTGGTATGTCTCCAGTAATGGCGCAGTATTGGGAGGCAAAACAGGAGTATCCTACATGTCTCTTGTTTTTTCGGATGGGTGATTTTTATGAGATGTTTTTTGAAGATGCGGTTGCAGCTGCTAAGGCATTGGACATTGCACTCACTAAGCGCGGCAAGCAAGAGGGCGAAGAAATTCCCATGTGTGGAGTGCCGGCGCACACCTACGAAACCTATTTAGCGCGCCTCATTCAAAAGGGATTTAAGGTGGCGGTTTGTGAGCAAATGGAAGATCCCGCAACTGCTAAGAAGCGGGGCTCAAAAGGCCCGTTGCGCCGGGATGTGGTGCGCGTCGTAACGGCCGGAACCATCACGGAAGAAGGGTTGCTGGACGCCCGCCAAAATAATTTTCTGGTTGCCCTGTCTCCTGTTACGAAGGAGAAAATTGGGGTGAGCGCGATCGATTTATCGACCGGTGTATTCCTCATTGAAGAGACGATGCCAGGTGGACTAGCGTCTCTCCTCGCGCGCCTCAACCCCGCAGAAATTGTGGTACCAGATCGTCTATTAGAAGAGCCTTCCCTTTATGAAACCTTTGGGGGCTGGAAGAAGAAATTAAGCCCTTTACCCCAAGCCCGCTTTGATGAAGAGAACAGTCGTCGCCGTCTTGAGCAGGTGTATCAAGTGCAAACGCTCGAAGCTTTTGGGGCATTTACTTCAGCAGAGATTCGTGCCGCTGGAGCCCTCATTGATTACATTCACATTACGCAAAAATCGGCCCTGAAGATGGTGGAACGTCCCCGCAAAATTTCATCGGATTCGATTCTCGTGATTGACCCTGCGACCAGGCGCAGCTTGGAATTGGAAGTTACTTTGAATGGTTTGCGCCACGGCACGCTCTTGAGCACCATCGATGAAACCCTCACCTCTGCCGGGAGTCGACTCTTGAGTTTGCGCTTAAGTGCGCCGCTCACTACTCCTGCGGTCATTGCACAACGTCTGGATATGGTGACGTTTTTTGTGGAAAAACCCGATATCAAAGGGGAGGTGCGCACTGCTTTAAAAGCGTGCCCAGACGTGGAGCGTGCTTTATCGCGCATTAATTTGGGACGCGGCAGCCCACGAGATTTGGCGGCCATTCGGGATGGCCTCGCCCAAGCTCAAATTCTCTCGGACCTCCTTTCAGCTCTTGATCTGCCCGAACCATTGTCGCGCGATTGTGCGCGTCTTGGAGGTCATAGTACTCTTTCCACGCGTCTCACCCGTGCCTTGGCGGACAGCTTGCCGCCTTATGCGCGCGATGGTGGATTTATCGCAAGCGGTTACCACGACGGGCTCGATGAGTTTCGACAATTGCGGGACGATAGCTTTGGGTTGACACAAGAATTGCAAAGCGACTACATCGCCAAAACCGGCATCAATACGTTGAAGATTCGCCATAATAATGTGATTGGATATCACATAGATATTGGCCCCTCCCACGCCTCAAAAATGAGCGAAGAGTTTATCCACCGTCAGACGTTGGGATCGTCCATTCGCTATACGACGGTTGCCTTATCTGATTTGGAGAGACGCATCGAGGCCGCAGCGCACCAAGCATTGGAGGTGGAGCTTCAGCTGTTTTCGGATCTGATTGGTGAAGTGCAAGGTCGCGCGCCAGAGATTTTGCAAACCTCTCGCGCACTGGCTAGCATAGATGTGGCTGCCGCCAATGCTGAATTAGCTGTTCGTGAAAACTATGTGCGTCCCCTTGTAGATGACAGCCTGATGTTTGATGTGCAAGGAGGCCGCCATCCGGTTGTGGAGGCAGCATTGCGGCAGAGCAGCGATACGCCTTTTGTGGCGAACAATTGCCTCATGGATGACACCACAAAATTGATTCTCATGACCGGCCCGAACATGGCGGGAAAGAGCACATATTTGCGTCAGAACGCGGTGATTATTTTGCTCGCTCAAATGGGGTCATACGTGCCGGCAATCTCCGCCCACATCGGCGTGGTGGATCGCATCTTCAGTCGTGTGGGCGCGGCCGATGATCTGGCCGCGGGTCGTTCCACCTTTATGGTTGAGATGGTCGAAACAGCCGCGATTCTTCATCAAGCAACGATACGTTCCTTCGTGATTTTGGATGAGATTGGACGGGGGACCGCAACCTTTGACGGCTTGTCCATTGCGTGGGCAGTGGTTGAATCTTTGTGCAATGTTAATAAAAGTCGGGCATTATTTGCGACCCATTATCACGAACTCACGCAACTGACCACGACTTTGCCCATGATGAGTTGTGCCACCATGCGCATTAAGGAATGGAATGGGGATGTGATTTTCTTGCATGAAGTGATTCCTGGATGTGCTGATAAATCCTACGGTATTCATGTGGCGGCTCTTGCAGGGTTGCCCGCAACGGCAGTTGCCCGGGCGCGTCAAGTTTTAGAAACATTGGAAGCGGATGGGAAAGATGCGCCCTCTATTCCTGAGGCAATTCCAGAACCCTTTCCGGTGTCGACGACGGTTCTTTCCCCGCCCTCGCCTGTTGAAGGGGCTTTACGTGACCTCGCCCTTGACGATCTTTCTCCCCGCCAGGCCCTCGAGGAGCTCTACCGCCTCAAAGGCATGGTGGGGTGA